ccggactgcttcacaaacaagggtctattcaacgctggatttgcacaaaagattaacatgacggcacatgctagtcgatgagttgaatcaactccacagcaactacataaatttatccactaaccattcagaaatgtccagttgcattctaaaagttgtaacttcttcctgagtctctccatcagtgtccgactccggtttgaacaatgtaacgccgaacaccgttactgacaatcgtcattttgacagcgtgagattctccagctttgttgttgttgagcaaccaaagcgtgagCTGGTAAAGCTTTTGAAAAGGGGGCTGAGCTTATTTGCATCTAaatggacacacaaaaacgtgtTTGGggcaaaatttttatttttttgagagTTACCTGTATGTAATCAGTATTTCAAACTCTTCCCTGCtacaaaaaaagttaacttAGAAGCAGTATGATGTTGATTCCAAATCCAAATTAATGGAAAAACTTTCTGCCCATTTTGTTGAGCTGTCattgatattaaaatgattaccTTCAAAGTTAGAGTGGGAATGGGAACATAGTTATTAGACAGTAGTTATTAGATCACTGGCCCACTGCTGAAACGGCTGAAATAGACTGCACATATTTGATGATTGTCGTTTATGTCTATAGATTATTACTTTCTTGTAGGTAGAATAAGGGAATGAGATTTTGAGTGTGGTTTCTTTTATTAAATGAGCCCTTAGAGTATGTTCACTAAATGATCTGtcagatgttattttttctTAGTTCTGACATCGAAAACAAAGCGTCTGGAGCCAGCTCTGCGATGGcgagttttcttttctttcctttcctcCGCCGGCTCAGTCATCTTGCATGATTTTCCATTGATTTTAATTAAGCTTCACTCAGCAGGTGTGAATTCCTGTGTGATTAAGGCATAAGAAGCAGGCCCTCAGCACATTTTTCCGGCCAGAGAGAAAGCCAGCAAGATCGAACTGTAATGGAAGCACATTGCACAATCGCCTACTATAAAGACTGTATAGATTAAATGGTGCTTCAGCTTCCAATGTTCTTCTCCAAGCTCTGTCCGAATTTAAGATGCTATTTCTAAAGACTACAGAGAAATAAGCACTGTActtatacactcttaaaaaaataaaggttctttattggcatttatggctccatgaagaacctttaacatccatggaaccatTCCATTGCgaaaaagattctttatagtggaaaaaggttctgtagattgttaaaatgttcttcacactaagacaaaatgtttttgttttttttaagaatggTTCACTAAAGGTTTTTTTTGGGGAACcgaaaatggttcttctatggcattgctgtcaaAATCCCCTTTTGGGACCTTTATTTTGAAGAGTGTATATTAGGTTAAATTTCACTTGAATTTGTTCTAAAACATCAAACATGACAAGTCTGCCTTAAGCCAGTGAGGCACATGTTAAAAATGCTATCTATTTTGTCATTGCACATAATTTGCCCTTAATTGCTCCAATTAAAGGTGACAGGggattacatttaaatttagcaAACAAATTGATTAGTTGTCTGAAGAACAGAATCTTGTCTTATTCTCTTTTGTACTCATGCAATTTTGTTGCAGTAGAGGTCAAAGTTGAGCTCAATCTTTTGGACAAAGAGAAGGAGGTGGACCTGATGTCTCCCAATGGAAAGGCCAGTCCGTTTTCAGAATGCAGACCCAACGGATCTCTGGGACACTGTTCCGACGAGGACAGCATGACCCTGCGGCCGCAGCGTAAACACAGAGATTACATAGAGGCATCAGTCTGCCACGTAAAAGACCTTGAGAATGGACAGTAAGTTTTTCCATTCATCACTCCcatagggatttaaaaaaaagtctttattaaagcattttaagccatgaaccaagccaagcatctacgaggtgaatcacaacattacaaactttgattttaaGCAAAGaagtatttaaaaatcaaaaggtacaagactgtatAGTTAATGGCTTTAATGAGGGAAacaactacaatcccatgaagcattgcgaacagcataattgaattaaaacaatggagaaaaataaaactactcatttaaaaatgtaaaaattgtcttgcagtgcttcatgggattgggTGGAGCTAACAAGCTCTTTTGGGCCGTTTTGATTGTGGCAaatgattggtggaattttctgtacagcatcatgggtaatgtagttttcaccaggaattccattgttaaacaattattttaagaacaagttgaaataatgtgggctgatggcttcaacagaagcaaatgccattgattaacaaccttgtagctCAAAGTGAGTCTGTATTtgaaggtttataagttatcattaaaaatccctATGAAGAAACTCAATTAagtttttacttccagaacctgATTGTTGCACTCGATACCAaattttgggttccccaaagaacctttcagtgaacagttcttaaaagaaccattttttcttagtgtgaagaacattttattaacctgaagaacctttttccactataaaaaaccttttttgtgggttccatggatgttaaaggttcttcatagattccaataaagaacctttaagagAGTACAGTAGATGTCTTTAGTACATCACAACTAacaattcaaatgatttttaaattccGAGACCTTTAACACCACATTAAATAATTTGATGAACAATTTTCTttgctattttaatttattccccattaaaacaaaacactgatccATGAAATTAGCCTTTAGTTTACaccataacccagcaaaaccaaaCTGTTAattgccagtttgctacatggACATTCTCATTCTAAAGAGCATTTTATTGGACAAAAGTTTGCAAATATTAATGAGCATAAGTGATGTCATCAGTAGTTTTGCTCCAGGAAGAGAAagattgtacattttaaatgcttatatCTGTGTACCAGGAGTACGCTAGCATATAGATGTCATCAAAGCTAAGAGACAGAGGCattaaaaccacaaaaaaatgatttaagttttttaatgtGGAAGTGTGGTGCATAAATGACGTACTTCAGTTGTAACCTTTGAATGTATCAATATTGGGTTGCGTTTTGACATTAGATCTCTGCTGATCATATGTGTTCTGTTGTGTTTGGCAGAATGCGTGAGGTGGATTTGGGTGCAGGTCGTGCTCTGCTCATTAAGGAACATGGAGAATTCTTTGCAATGGGACACAAGTGCCCACATTATGGGGCTCCACTGGTCAAAGGTGAGGGGCATCCTGTGGAGCTCTCCTGGTCCTCTACATTCCATAGCTTGGGATACCAATAGCTCTCAGAGATCAACTATTTGGACTGAATGTTGTCTATTTAGTGAAATCACTTTAAATATTTGGCTGTATTTTATAACATGTTGCTATAAAACACGCCTTATCAAATAGCAAAACAGATTGTTCTTTCAGTATTACTGTGTATTGAAAAGCAGTTCTCCTCTAGGTGTGCTATCAAAAGGACATGTGCGATGTCCATGGCATGGGGCATGTTTCAACATCGCTACGGGTGATATTGAGGATTTTCCTGGCCTAGACAGTTTGCCTACCTTCCAGGTAACGAACACATTCCTCTTCAACCTCGAACTTCCACTGGGTCCTTAAGGACTGTTGTTCTGCTGTAGCTTGTGATGTTAGTGTATTTGCATTTTGGAAAATTGAGCtacatttagaaaataatatGTGTGAACTTATTGATGAATCATTCAGTTCAATTCGATTCAAGTTTATATGTTTAGTTATTCAGGAAGCAGGGAGCATTCTGTTTTCAGTCAGAGATAAGTGTGTCAAAGTCATTTCCATATGGAAGTAATATACAACTATAAGATAATATaagaatcatgatttttttgtgtgaaaatgttcACAGGTTGATGCACAAATAATGAATAAGACCTATTgatttgaaaaaaatgcatattcCCAACAAGACATAGAGGGAGTACATACTGCTGTTTAGAGGAGAGAAAATGAACCTCAGTATGTGTCATCACTAAAACAGTGGGGGTGTTTTTATAATCCCACTGTTATGTAATAATCtgtcatgtcattttttttcctcactatTTCAGGTCAGAGTCGAAAAGGAGAAGGTGATAATAAGAGCAAACAAGCAGGTAAAGAGTCTCTCTGTGTCTGGAGTATGTGTGTAAAGAGAGTTATATTTAACAACAGTTGTAAATGGTGATGTGGGGAATGTTTGTTTTCTGACAGGCCCTTCAGACTCAGCGGCGGTCAAAGGCCATGTCAAAATGTTCAGCTGTCATCAATTCCAGCACTGGATTCAGCCACGTTCTGATTATTGGATCAGGTTGCAAccataatgttataaaatgcaCTAACATAGGGGTGAATTCACTAGATAGCGTTGTTTATTTCTGTGAACTGTCTGTGTTGTTCTGGAGAGGAATCAATCTCAGTGCATGTTCATTAAAAGGATGCATGTTTacaataattcattaattaaagTATTCAAGGCACAGTGCTATTATAGCGCAcagaagggcttttcacactgcgcttaaccccgggtcgttctaaacaccacttttaaccacggataaaggaacgtttcacacttgtattTTAGATGCAGGGTTAGCATCGCTTTTTAcctggggttatgaaaccctgctccgcAGCAGGGTTAGCACGGCTTTTGCAGTGTTAACCCCGCATTGTGGTGACAAagttgtacagtgtgaaatgatgagatgttagaatgttacagctagacacttagcaacagacaaccaatcacatactcatatttgcctgctttggacagtcacggaaaaacactgcgcattgtatataacagtaaattcagcatttgagaggaaaaatgtcaaatgctgagaGAAAACGCGACAATCTGAGTGAAGAAAAACGGGTCACGTGCTGagtttatccaatcaatgacactgacaccgcaaatatgcaaataagaacgttaacccaggatttaggaatgtacaatgtgaaacatcagcttatgaatacccaggatttaTTGGCCACGTTCACACATCAGCAGAATACAGTTGTCAGTCCTGAGCCCTTAatacggttacgttcacacacagtacggttatttatgggtgtgacaaccgcattctataaccgaactcacacccgtaaattttcaggactcacaaccgcattctctGAATTTTcgcgctgtgtgaacggaaccgGACTGGACtactagttgtctgtcacgtcatacagtgcAAGAGAGCCAGTGTTTTATATGTGGTTTCGCTTTCGGTAACTTACAGCGacagagatatgagctgtgCGTCATCTTAAGGTGTTAGATCCAATACACTCGCGGTCCAATTGGtctcttgtcatgtcaaaagtgatgagacttttcagttttatggacgtcgccatctttaatattatGTTGTTCACTGTCGCtatggttactagtaagagaatacgggcttgactctcattgcacgttcatacagacagtgttccagacgctactgtaagttgctgtgtgaacgggacatttcgagactcacacctgtaagtaaatgcggttgtcaatcccaaaaactgacagtgtgaacgtggccattgttaaccccgggtaaattatgagcaatgtgaaacgtgaagcaagataacccaggattccgtttaTCTGGGGTTTAGAATTATCCAGGGTTAGCTATTTCAAGCCCTatatagggcttttcacactgcacttaacccGGGCTATCGTTGTTCTAAACCCCGCTTTTAAACCCAGGTAACAGAAACAGACAGTACGGTCAGCAATCTATAGCTAATATGAGCTTTTATATAAATAGCTTGAGCACTGCACTTGTTCAATCAATGACAATGACACAGcaaataagaatgttaacccTTGGTTTGGGAATGTATCATGTGAAACGTCATCTTATGAATACCCGGGATTTATAGTTAACCCCCAGTAAATTATGAGcggtgtgaaacgtgaagcaagataatcCAGGGTTCCGTTTACCCAGGGTttaatgacccagggttaactatttcaagtgtgaaaagcacTTGTGTCTGGTTAAACTGGATTTTAGGTAATAAGACTGAAATAACTAATTTTTGCATGAAAAATTTTAGTGGATTCACCCTAGGATGTTTTGAGTAGTAAACCTTTGTACAGCTTACATGTGTAGCTTACGGCTGTAGCTTTTACAATCCACTAACCTTGTCAACTGggttatatacagtatttttcaatacacagtaaaactgaaattgctTCCTGCTCATATTGTCTAATCTATTTACATGTGGGAGACGTAACTGGATGATGTACAATGAAATGTACTTTAACATGCCATGACAAAGAAAAATACTCAAACTGAGCCatttttttacatcatttcCTGTCCCaaactgattttatttttgtttcttgtACATGTTTTATGGCAGCGTAGATAAGGAGCTGAATTTCTACATTTAGTACAGACTAGACAGGTCCAAAGGTTGCATGCCATCTTTAAACAAGACAATGCAATTACTGATTGTTAAgttaaaataaagataaaatgtGAGAGATAACATCCAAATCATCAGCTAAAATCATGCATTTATATTCAGATTAGAGTTCAAGATAAAGATAGCCACTAGTAAAAAACTGACATCGCAGTCAGCTCAATAAACTACACATACATTTACCTTACATCACAACATGCAGCATTTCACGTTATTCAAGACAAAAATGacataatattatgaaatatgacCTCCTTGTGTTTGCTTGAGTTGGTTTTCACTATTTCTAGATCGGTTTTCTTTGTCTGTGTTCATTGGTTACCATTGTTATTAGTTCATTGATTAAGTTACACTTGTGTCAAACACCTGCTCTGACCTCTGTTGATGTTCTCACTCAGGTCCTGCTGCTCTGGTGTGCGCTGAGACTCTGAGGCAGGAGGGTTTCACTGACCGCATAGTGATGTGCACCATGGACAAACATCTGCCTTACGACAGGCCTAAACTGAGTAAGGTTTGTACACAGAACAGTCCATAGAACAGTGTGGGATCTCaggtttaaaatatatatttaacataagACTGCTTTTCCaatataaagttttattttgacCACACGTGTGCTAAAATGCAGCAGGCATAATAATAttgatttgatgcttttcttcAGTCTTTAGAGAGCACAGCTGAGCAGCTGCAGTTGCGCTCCTCTGACTTCTTTCAAGTGCACGACATAGAGATACTGTTAGAGAAAGAGGTGAGATCTTTTTGCCTGAAATTTACTAAGGTTTACTTCATTTCATGAGGAAAaacaggctcattggaaaaacgtacctgtggcGACATTTCTGCAATTTCTGTCCATTAAGTGGCAGTAAAAGCATGTGAATCTGGCAACGTTTTATTATATTGGTTGTTGTACGTATCGCGGCAGTTCAGGAATGAAATGTctggtgagtggcgctaaaagtgttaacaaaagcaaatgtgagataACCATGCGATTTCAATCGAGTAAaggtgttttgaggtcataacatagtattgtACAACAACTGCACGAACGTCTTTATTAATCGAAAATCTGCCCCTGTAATTATAATTTGTTTGAAAAGGAATAcaagttgttggtgttttactgcctctagtgtttaTTCCAGCTGGAAACGGCAGTGAATTGTATAGGTATGTTTCTCGAATTTTGCAAAAATGAGGCACGTTTTTTCGTTGAGcatgttggatttttttttaaaattctaatCTCTTTAAGCCCATTACAAAAAAGTACTTTTGTGGTACAGTGATggtatcagatggtaatacTATGGTATTTTGAAATACATCATGGTACATTCTTAAaagtaaaggttctttattggcattgatggttccatgaagaacctttaacatccatggaacctttccattccatcAAATGTTCTTTCTAGTGAAAAAAAgttggttcttttaagaactgctTACTGAAAAGTTATTTGgagaacccaaaatggttcttcaatGGTATTGGTGAGAAAACCCTCTTATGGTACCTTTATTTCAATACCATGATACTTTTTGGTACTGGTTTGTTTGTTAGTGATATGACACAGTATTTCAATAATTGAGtctaaatatgtttaattttttaaaaataaatatgcagaATTACATAAACTGCCATATGTTTCTTCATAGGTTGTTTCTGTGGATGTGAAGACACGAACTGTGATATTTCGGGATGGTTTTAAAATGGAGTATCGAAAACTCTTCATTGCCACAGGGAGCAGGTAAAGGCCACACATGACTATTGATCCTATATGAGTCCTTAAAACATTCATTTcaactttgttgttgttgaattaAGAAGTTTCATCCTTCATCTTTACAGACCCAAACCTCTGAGCTACAAAGGCAAAGATGTGGGAAATGTGTATCACCTCAGAACACCAGAGGATGCAAACAGCATCGCTACACTCGCCAGCAGTAAGAATGCCGTCATTGTGGGAACCTCGTTTATTGGTGAGAGATTATGGGAAATTTACATAGTTCAAGTTTTTTATTCTCTGCTTAGTTGAATACGTTCAGTTACCTGTCACTAGTCATTTGCACTGGCCACATTACTTGTGTTCAGCTATACAGTGGCTCCAGAAAGCATAtaaacacttaaagggttagttcacctaaaaatgaaaattctatcattaattactcaccctcatgtcactttagttcatcttcaaaacacaaatgaagatcttttaatgcaatctgagtgatttctgtccctccattgacagtctacgcaactaccactttgacgcttcaaaaagttcataaagagatcgtctaactaatccatatgaattgagcggaaTTGAGTCCAATGTGACAAGCAGGgcggggcgagagccgtgagggaacgccaccggcctcgcgctgttccctcacggctctcgccccgcCCTGCTTGTCACATCCAAATTTTCTgtagagacacaatcactttatatgatgaacagattgaatttaggcttttattcacaatataaacattgatcagcaaacaaaagctcaaccgaacctgcttgatgtgtgagaacgaacctcttccagaagctcaaacttgctgcgtaacacgagaatgaacctcattggttctcgcacgtcaagcaagcaaacatgcttgagcttctgtttaccacaactgatgtgtgagttgatgaatgtttatatgtgaataaaagcctaaattcagtctgttcatcatataaagcaatcgaaaatttggactaaaccgctcaatccatatggattagttttacgatgtctttttgaagcatcaaattggtagttgcatagctgtctatggagggaccgGATTACAATCTGTCACAACATAtgtcttcaaccctgctcctggaggcccACTGCCCTGCAAAATTTATATCCATCTTGCTTTCAGCTTGTGATTTTCAAGCAGTCCTGCAGATCTTTATTAGCTgcttcagttgtgtttgattaggtttggagctaaactctgtggGACAGTGGGCCTCTTGGAGCACCTCTGCATTAAAATacctcatttgtgtttcgaagatgaacgaaattattacaggtttggaattaaatgagggtgagtaattaatgacagaattttcatttttgggtgaactaaccctttaaagccacactttaacatgaatgaatgatacTGCATTAAGTAtctgtgtgaacttgaggaAAACTGACTTAATACATCAATTGATATTACCATGAAGTCAGCTGAGGTTTAAAATCATTGCAAAAAAAGACTGGCAAAAGCTCTAGCagcatttgtttgcagatgtcATTTCAACGTTTTAACTGTGGTTTAAGTGTCCACATACTTTTTTGAGCTACTTTATGAAGAATGGTTATATGTGATGTCTGGTGTTCAGGTATGGAGGTGGCCGCAGCTCTCACAGATAAAGCTCACTCTGTGTCTGTGATCGGCATAGAGGCTGTGCCATTCCGTAAAGCTCTCGGAGAGAAAGTGGGGAAAGCCTTGATGAAGGTGAGagaatatccatccatccgtcatgTGTATAACATtacttccttccatccatctatctatccatcgtGTGTATaataacattccatccatctatccatccatccatccacctacttcatccatccatccatccatccatccatcatgtgTATAATAATATTCCTtccttctatccatccatccatccatccatccatccacccacttcatccatccatccacccacttcatccatccatctatccatccatccatccatccttccatccatccatccatccatccatccatcatgtgTATAATAACATTCCTtccttctatccatccatccatcatccacccacttcatccatccatccatcgtgtgtataacattccatccatccatccatccatccatccatccatccatccatccatccatcatcatgTGTATAAcattccttccatccatccatccatccatccacccacttcatccatccatccatccatccatcatcatgTGTATAAcattccttccatccatccatccatccatccatccatccacccacttcatccatccatccatccatccatccatccatcatcatgTGTATAAcattccttccatccatccatccatcatgtgTATAATAAAATTcctcccatccatccatccatccatccatccatccatccatccatccatccatccatccatccatccttccatccatccacccacttcatccatccatccatccatccatccatctattcattgtgtgtataataacattccattcatccatccatccatcgtgtGTATAATAGCATTTCtcccatccatcatccatccatccatctattcatcGTGTGtataacattccatccatccatccacccatccatctatCCTGTGTATaataacattccatccatccatttattgtgtgtataataacattccattcatccatcaatccatcgtgtgtataataacatttctcccatccatccatccatccatccatctatccatcgtGTGCATaataacattccatccatccatctattatAGCTCTGTTGTCTTTCTCTTCTTACATAATAAACTCTGAAAGGGTGAAATGACTCAATGATTGTATATTATCCCTTGCTGtaacaacattaaaactatATT
This Ctenopharyngodon idella isolate HZGC_01 chromosome 5, HZGC01, whole genome shotgun sequence DNA region includes the following protein-coding sequences:
- the LOC127513265 gene encoding apoptosis-inducing factor 3 isoform X2 produces the protein MGGCLSKPKPEVKVELNLLDKEKEVDLMSPNGKASPFSECRPNGSLGHCSDEDSMTLRPQRKHRDYIEASVCHVKDLENGQMREVDLGAGRALLIKEHGEFFAMGHKCPHYGAPLVKGVLSKGHVRCPWHGACFNIATGDIEDFPGLDSLPTFQVRVEKEKVIIRANKQALQTQRRSKAMSKCSAVINSSTGFSHVLIIGSGPAALVCAETLRQEGFTDRIVMCTMDKHLPYDRPKLSKSLESTAEQLQLRSSDFFQVHDIEILLEKEVVSVDVKTRTVIFRDGFKMEYRKLFIATGSRPKPLSYKGKDVGNVYHLRTPEDANSIATLASSKNAVIVGTSFIGMEVAAALTDKAHSVSVIGIEAVPFRKALGEKVGKALMKLFELNRVKFYMLNEVWEMRGHNGQLKEVVLKSGKVLRADVCVIGIGSGPATAFLKQSGVHMDSKGFIPVNKTMQTNIDGVFAGGDVVTFPLAQRSNKKVNIPHWQMAHVHGRVAALSMMGKAPDIKTVPYFWTAMFGKSIRYAGYGDGFDDVVIQGDLDELKFVAFYTKSEEVVAVASMNYDPIVSRVAEVFRSGKTIRKRDVETGDMSWLIDKGSQ
- the LOC127513265 gene encoding apoptosis-inducing factor 3 isoform X1, encoding MGGCLSKPKPVEVKVELNLLDKEKEVDLMSPNGKASPFSECRPNGSLGHCSDEDSMTLRPQRKHRDYIEASVCHVKDLENGQMREVDLGAGRALLIKEHGEFFAMGHKCPHYGAPLVKGVLSKGHVRCPWHGACFNIATGDIEDFPGLDSLPTFQVRVEKEKVIIRANKQALQTQRRSKAMSKCSAVINSSTGFSHVLIIGSGPAALVCAETLRQEGFTDRIVMCTMDKHLPYDRPKLSKSLESTAEQLQLRSSDFFQVHDIEILLEKEVVSVDVKTRTVIFRDGFKMEYRKLFIATGSRPKPLSYKGKDVGNVYHLRTPEDANSIATLASSKNAVIVGTSFIGMEVAAALTDKAHSVSVIGIEAVPFRKALGEKVGKALMKLFELNRVKFYMLNEVWEMRGHNGQLKEVVLKSGKVLRADVCVIGIGSGPATAFLKQSGVHMDSKGFIPVNKTMQTNIDGVFAGGDVVTFPLAQRSNKKVNIPHWQMAHVHGRVAALSMMGKAPDIKTVPYFWTAMFGKSIRYAGYGDGFDDVVIQGDLDELKFVAFYTKSEEVVAVASMNYDPIVSRVAEVFRSGKTIRKRDVETGDMSWLIDKGSQ